Proteins encoded in a region of the Pseudobdellovibrionaceae bacterium genome:
- a CDS encoding NAD(P)H-dependent oxidoreductase — MKYIIAGTDRPGSKTLQVAKYVQALYARKGETVEIIDLAQLKKADLDGFQYGGKITGAWGEAIDKVDQSTGLIIVIPEYNGSYPGILKVFVDYWKYPETFEHRPICYIGLGGLFGGMRSVEHLQTSLGYRNTFNFPQRVFLQNIWRVFDGTTFSQPVLADLLDQQATGFQKFVRALESEQLDTLSVLKNRTPPMPVQS; from the coding sequence ATGAAATACATCATTGCGGGGACCGATCGGCCCGGCTCCAAAACGCTTCAAGTGGCTAAGTACGTGCAGGCTCTTTACGCCCGTAAAGGCGAAACCGTCGAGATCATCGATCTGGCGCAGCTGAAGAAAGCGGACCTCGATGGATTTCAGTATGGCGGCAAAATCACCGGGGCGTGGGGCGAGGCCATCGATAAGGTCGACCAGTCCACCGGGCTGATCATCGTTATCCCCGAGTATAACGGTTCGTACCCCGGCATTCTGAAAGTGTTCGTCGATTACTGGAAATACCCCGAAACTTTCGAGCACCGGCCCATTTGTTATATCGGGCTCGGCGGACTCTTCGGCGGAATGCGTTCGGTCGAGCATTTGCAAACCAGCCTCGGCTACCGAAACACCTTTAACTTTCCGCAGCGGGTGTTCCTGCAGAACATCTGGCGCGTCTTCGACGGCACGACCTTCTCGCAACCCGTGCTCGCCGATCTTCTGGATCAGCAGGCGACCGGCTTTCAGAAATTCGTGCGCGCGTTGGAAAGCGAGCAGCTGGATACGCTCTCGGTCTTGAAAAACCGGACTCCGCCCATGCCGGTGCAAAGCTAA
- a CDS encoding PilZ domain-containing protein, translating into MNGRKWFILANEQVRGPYDREGLDTAVAQVTNPLIWGRGQNEWLTPEQFEKMLIDLESTVNRQRLQNEREWRIRLGDQELRPMFYSQMIDYLKNQADLSQFLIWTDGYNEWKEIYQIHKIMDDLGVSRRRHPRVPIMGSIEAEGTKGRFSARALSISEGGLGATEAPQTHIGDQYKVILKSPNLFAPLHATIEVVFAGHDGYVGMKFTGLPSESRSAIIEYVKKFTNAGTGTAGHTNTGITTGDR; encoded by the coding sequence ATGAACGGACGGAAGTGGTTCATCCTGGCGAATGAGCAGGTGCGTGGTCCCTATGACCGGGAGGGGTTGGATACCGCGGTCGCCCAGGTCACGAATCCGCTCATCTGGGGTCGTGGTCAAAACGAGTGGCTGACGCCTGAGCAGTTCGAGAAAATGCTGATCGATCTGGAGTCCACCGTGAACCGTCAGCGCCTGCAGAACGAGCGCGAATGGCGCATCCGTTTAGGCGATCAAGAGCTGCGTCCCATGTTCTATTCGCAGATGATCGACTACCTGAAAAACCAAGCCGATCTTTCGCAGTTTTTGATTTGGACCGACGGTTACAACGAGTGGAAAGAGATTTACCAAATCCACAAGATCATGGATGACCTCGGCGTCAGCCGACGCCGGCACCCCCGCGTGCCGATCATGGGCTCGATCGAGGCCGAAGGGACCAAAGGCCGCTTTTCCGCGCGCGCTCTTTCGATCTCGGAGGGCGGACTGGGGGCCACCGAAGCCCCGCAAACCCATATCGGCGATCAGTACAAAGTGATCTTGAAAAGCCCGAACCTGTTCGCCCCGCTGCACGCGACGATCGAAGTGGTCTTCGCGGGCCATGACGGCTACGTCGGGATGAAATTCACGGGACTTCCCAGCGAATCCCGCAGCGCCATCATCGAGTACGTGAAGAAATTCACGAATGCCGGGACCGGTACCGCCGGTCACACCAACACGGGCATCACGACCGGGGACCGCTAG